Proteins from a genomic interval of Stigmatopora nigra isolate UIUO_SnigA chromosome 19, RoL_Snig_1.1, whole genome shotgun sequence:
- the LOC144212380 gene encoding Na(+)/citrate cotransporter-like isoform X5, with protein sequence MALFWCTEVLPLAVTALLPTVLFPALGVMQSRDVCMQYLGDSNMLFLGSLMVAVAVEHWNLHKRMALKVLLVVGVRPSLLMLGFMAVTAFLSMWISNTATAAMMVPIVHAVLDQLRSHDRAEVGVAESAGEKTEEASPKDATTATSSEPPPPPLPKANVGVLCTLEVEGGDDADEERKRLSKGLLLGVCYAASIGGTATLTGTGPNLVLLGQMSQLFPQSGGVVNSASWFAFAFPTMTMMLAMAWLLLRQVFIGPRSATEKARGFETRLRTSTRPVSVSSSAGSLRGAWSRGSGRQAEERAARAAIAEEHRRLGAMTYGEASVTALFLLMVVLWFTREPRFVDGWASRTFNARAEFVTDATVSLMVALLLFILPSRPPRYLCYWKGNSNSAEADAAKGEGAAPPLLTWKVAQAKIPWNIVLLLGGGFALAKGSEESGLSRWLGSQMTPLDSIPPWAITIVLCLLTAIFTECASNVATATLLLPILASMSQSISVNPLYVMIPCTLSASFAFMLPVATPPNAIVFSSGFLKVADMAKTGVVMNVIGIVCISVAINTWGRLLFSLDSFPQWANATAPI encoded by the exons ATGGCGCTGTTCTGGTGCACGGAGGTTTTGCCGCTGGCCGTGACGGCCCTGCTGCCCACCGTCTTGTTCCCGGCGCTCGGCGTCATGCAGTCCAGAGAC GTGTGCATGCAGTACCTGGGCGACAGCAACATGTTATTCCTGGGCAGTCTGATGGTGGCGGTGGCCGTGGAGCACTGGAATTTGCACAAGCGCATGGCCCTCAAAGTCCTTCTGGTGGTCGGCGTCAGGCCTTCTTT GTTGATGCTGGGCTTCATGGCCGTGACGGCCTTCCTCTCCATGTGGATCAGCAACACGGCCACGGCCGCCATGATGGTCCCCATCGTGCACGCCGTGCTGGATCAGCTTCGCAGCCACGACCGCGCCGAAGTCGGCGTGGCGGAGAGCGCCG GTGAAAAAACGGAAGAAGCCAGCCCCAAAGACGCTACGACGGCGACATCGTcagagccgccgccgccgcctctccCCAAAG CCAACGTCGGCGTCCTCTGCACCTTGGAGGTGGAGGGGGGCGACGACGCCGACGAGGAAAGGAAGCGCTTGAGCAAAGGCCTTCTGCTGGGCGTGTGCTACGCCGCCAGCATCGGCGGCACGGCCACGCTGACGGGAACCGGACCCAACCTGGTCCTGCTGGGCCAGATGAGCCA GCTGTTCCCGCAGAGCGGCGGCGTGGTCAACTCGGCGTCGTGGTTCGCCTTCGCCTTCCCCACCATGACCATGATGCTCGCCATGGCCTGGCTTCTTCTGCGCCAAGTCTTCATCGGACCCAGGTCGGCGACGGAGAAGGCCCGGGGTTTTGAGACGCGTCTGAGAACCTCGACCCGACCCGTCTCGGTCTCCTCCTCCGCCGGCAGCCTGCGGGGGGCGTGGTCACGGGGGTCCGGCCGCCAGGCCGAGGAGCGGGCGGCCCGCGCCGCCATCGCCGAGGAACACCGGCGTCTGGGGGCCATGACGTACGGCGAAGCCAGCGTGACGGCGCTCTTCCTCCTCATGGTGGTGCTTTGGTTCACTCGAGAGCCGCGCTTTGTGGACGGCTGGGCCTCGCGCACCTTCAACGCCCGGGCAGA GTTTGTGACCGATGCCACCGTCTCCCTGATGGTGGCGCTCTTGTTGTTCATCTTGCCGTCCCGGCCTCCCAGATACCTGTGCTACTGGAAAGGCAACTCCAACTCGG CAGAGGCGGACGCGGCAAAAGGAGAAGGCGCCGCCCCGCCTCTCTTGACGTGGAAGGTGGCGCAGGCCAAGATCCCCTGGAACATCGTGCTGCTGCTGGGCGGCGGCTTCGCGCTGGCCAAAGGCAGCGAG GAGTCGGGCCTTTCGCGCTGGTTGGGTTCCCAGATGACTCCGCTGGACTCCATTCCTCCTTGGGCCATCACCATCGTCCTCTGCCTCCTCACCGCCATCTTCACCGAGTGCGCCAGCAACGTGGCCACGGCCACGCTCCTGCTCCCCATCCTGGCCTCCATG TCGCAGTCGATAAGCGTGAATCCCTTGTACGTGATGATCCCGTGCACGCTGAGCGCCTCCTTCGCCTTCATGCTGCCGGTGGCCACGCCCCCCAACGCCATCGTCTTCTCTTCGGGCTTCCTCAAAGTGGCCGACATG GCCAAAACCGGCGTGGTGATGAACGTCATCGGCATCGTGTGCATCAGCGTGGCCATCAACACGTGGGGCCGCCTCTTGTTCTCGCTGGACTCCTTCCCCCAATGGGCCAACGCCACGGCGCCCATTtag
- the LOC144212380 gene encoding Na(+)/citrate cotransporter-like isoform X3 translates to MAVLPLRVRTFRALWQLKRVFILSAGPLLLLPLALSTKEAACAYVILLMALFWCTEVLPLAVTALLPTVLFPALGVMQSRDVHARPPARACVHAGGRSKVCAPTQVCMQYLGDSNMLFLGSLMVAVAVEHWNLHKRMALKVLLVVGVRPSLLMLGFMAVTAFLSMWISNTATAAMMVPIVHAVLDQLRSHDRAEVGVAESAEASPKDATTATSSEPPPPPLPKANVGVLCTLEVEGGDDADEERKRLSKGLLLGVCYAASIGGTATLTGTGPNLVLLGQMSQLFPQSGGVVNSASWFAFAFPTMTMMLAMAWLLLRQVFIGPRSATEKARGFETRLRTSTRPVSVSSSAGSLRGAWSRGSGRQAEERAARAAIAEEHRRLGAMTYGEASVTALFLLMVVLWFTREPRFVDGWASRTFNARAEFVTDATVSLMVALLLFILPSRPPRYLCYWKGNSNSAEADAAKGEGAAPPLLTWKVAQAKIPWNIVLLLGGGFALAKGSEESGLSRWLGSQMTPLDSIPPWAITIVLCLLTAIFTECASNVATATLLLPILASMSQSISVNPLYVMIPCTLSASFAFMLPVATPPNAIVFSSGFLKVADMAKTGVVMNVIGIVCISVAINTWGRLLFSLDSFPQWANATAPI, encoded by the exons ATGGCGGTCCTTCCGCTGCGGGTGCGAACATTTCGCGCCCTGTGGCAGCTGAAGAGGGTCTTCATCCTGTCGGCGGGTCCGTTGCTCCTGCTGCCTTTGGCCCTCAGCACCAAG GAAGCCGCCTGCGCGTACGTCATCCTCCTGATGGCGCTGTTCTGGTGCACGGAGGTTTTGCCGCTGGCCGTGACGGCCCTGCTGCCCACCGTCTTGTTCCCGGCGCTCGGCGTCATGCAGTCCAGAGACGTacacgcccgcccgcccgcccgcgctTGTGTCCACGCGGGCGGCCGTTCTAAAGTGTGCGCTCCGACGCAGGTGTGCATGCAGTACCTGGGCGACAGCAACATGTTATTCCTGGGCAGTCTGATGGTGGCGGTGGCCGTGGAGCACTGGAATTTGCACAAGCGCATGGCCCTCAAAGTCCTTCTGGTGGTCGGCGTCAGGCCTTCTTT GTTGATGCTGGGCTTCATGGCCGTGACGGCCTTCCTCTCCATGTGGATCAGCAACACGGCCACGGCCGCCATGATGGTCCCCATCGTGCACGCCGTGCTGGATCAGCTTCGCAGCCACGACCGCGCCGAAGTCGGCGTGGCGGAGAGCGCCG AAGCCAGCCCCAAAGACGCTACGACGGCGACATCGTcagagccgccgccgccgcctctccCCAAAG CCAACGTCGGCGTCCTCTGCACCTTGGAGGTGGAGGGGGGCGACGACGCCGACGAGGAAAGGAAGCGCTTGAGCAAAGGCCTTCTGCTGGGCGTGTGCTACGCCGCCAGCATCGGCGGCACGGCCACGCTGACGGGAACCGGACCCAACCTGGTCCTGCTGGGCCAGATGAGCCA GCTGTTCCCGCAGAGCGGCGGCGTGGTCAACTCGGCGTCGTGGTTCGCCTTCGCCTTCCCCACCATGACCATGATGCTCGCCATGGCCTGGCTTCTTCTGCGCCAAGTCTTCATCGGACCCAGGTCGGCGACGGAGAAGGCCCGGGGTTTTGAGACGCGTCTGAGAACCTCGACCCGACCCGTCTCGGTCTCCTCCTCCGCCGGCAGCCTGCGGGGGGCGTGGTCACGGGGGTCCGGCCGCCAGGCCGAGGAGCGGGCGGCCCGCGCCGCCATCGCCGAGGAACACCGGCGTCTGGGGGCCATGACGTACGGCGAAGCCAGCGTGACGGCGCTCTTCCTCCTCATGGTGGTGCTTTGGTTCACTCGAGAGCCGCGCTTTGTGGACGGCTGGGCCTCGCGCACCTTCAACGCCCGGGCAGA GTTTGTGACCGATGCCACCGTCTCCCTGATGGTGGCGCTCTTGTTGTTCATCTTGCCGTCCCGGCCTCCCAGATACCTGTGCTACTGGAAAGGCAACTCCAACTCGG CAGAGGCGGACGCGGCAAAAGGAGAAGGCGCCGCCCCGCCTCTCTTGACGTGGAAGGTGGCGCAGGCCAAGATCCCCTGGAACATCGTGCTGCTGCTGGGCGGCGGCTTCGCGCTGGCCAAAGGCAGCGAG GAGTCGGGCCTTTCGCGCTGGTTGGGTTCCCAGATGACTCCGCTGGACTCCATTCCTCCTTGGGCCATCACCATCGTCCTCTGCCTCCTCACCGCCATCTTCACCGAGTGCGCCAGCAACGTGGCCACGGCCACGCTCCTGCTCCCCATCCTGGCCTCCATG TCGCAGTCGATAAGCGTGAATCCCTTGTACGTGATGATCCCGTGCACGCTGAGCGCCTCCTTCGCCTTCATGCTGCCGGTGGCCACGCCCCCCAACGCCATCGTCTTCTCTTCGGGCTTCCTCAAAGTGGCCGACATG GCCAAAACCGGCGTGGTGATGAACGTCATCGGCATCGTGTGCATCAGCGTGGCCATCAACACGTGGGGCCGCCTCTTGTTCTCGCTGGACTCCTTCCCCCAATGGGCCAACGCCACGGCGCCCATTtag
- the LOC144212380 gene encoding Na(+)/citrate cotransporter-like isoform X2, with the protein MAVLPLRVRTFRALWQLKRVFILSAGPLLLLPLALSTKEAACAYVILLMALFWCTEVLPLAVTALLPTVLFPALGVMQSRDVHARPPARACVHAGGRSKVCAPTQVCMQYLGDSNMLFLGSLMVAVAVEHWNLHKRMALKVLLVVGVRPSLLMLGFMAVTAFLSMWISNTATAAMMVPIVHAVLDQLRSHDRAEVGVAESAGEKTEEASPKDATTATSSEPPPPPLPKANVGVLCTLEVEGGDDADEERKRLSKGLLLGVCYAASIGGTATLTGTGPNLVLLGQMSQLFPQSGGVVNSASWFAFAFPTMTMMLAMAWLLLRQVFIGPRSATEKARGFETRLRTSTRPVSVSSSAGSLRGAWSRGSGRQAEERAARAAIAEEHRRLGAMTYGEASVTALFLLMVVLWFTREPRFVDGWASRTFNARAEFVTDATVSLMVALLLFILPSRPPRYLCYWKGNSNSEADAAKGEGAAPPLLTWKVAQAKIPWNIVLLLGGGFALAKGSEESGLSRWLGSQMTPLDSIPPWAITIVLCLLTAIFTECASNVATATLLLPILASMSQSISVNPLYVMIPCTLSASFAFMLPVATPPNAIVFSSGFLKVADMAKTGVVMNVIGIVCISVAINTWGRLLFSLDSFPQWANATAPI; encoded by the exons ATGGCGGTCCTTCCGCTGCGGGTGCGAACATTTCGCGCCCTGTGGCAGCTGAAGAGGGTCTTCATCCTGTCGGCGGGTCCGTTGCTCCTGCTGCCTTTGGCCCTCAGCACCAAG GAAGCCGCCTGCGCGTACGTCATCCTCCTGATGGCGCTGTTCTGGTGCACGGAGGTTTTGCCGCTGGCCGTGACGGCCCTGCTGCCCACCGTCTTGTTCCCGGCGCTCGGCGTCATGCAGTCCAGAGACGTacacgcccgcccgcccgcccgcgctTGTGTCCACGCGGGCGGCCGTTCTAAAGTGTGCGCTCCGACGCAGGTGTGCATGCAGTACCTGGGCGACAGCAACATGTTATTCCTGGGCAGTCTGATGGTGGCGGTGGCCGTGGAGCACTGGAATTTGCACAAGCGCATGGCCCTCAAAGTCCTTCTGGTGGTCGGCGTCAGGCCTTCTTT GTTGATGCTGGGCTTCATGGCCGTGACGGCCTTCCTCTCCATGTGGATCAGCAACACGGCCACGGCCGCCATGATGGTCCCCATCGTGCACGCCGTGCTGGATCAGCTTCGCAGCCACGACCGCGCCGAAGTCGGCGTGGCGGAGAGCGCCG GTGAAAAAACGGAAGAAGCCAGCCCCAAAGACGCTACGACGGCGACATCGTcagagccgccgccgccgcctctccCCAAAG CCAACGTCGGCGTCCTCTGCACCTTGGAGGTGGAGGGGGGCGACGACGCCGACGAGGAAAGGAAGCGCTTGAGCAAAGGCCTTCTGCTGGGCGTGTGCTACGCCGCCAGCATCGGCGGCACGGCCACGCTGACGGGAACCGGACCCAACCTGGTCCTGCTGGGCCAGATGAGCCA GCTGTTCCCGCAGAGCGGCGGCGTGGTCAACTCGGCGTCGTGGTTCGCCTTCGCCTTCCCCACCATGACCATGATGCTCGCCATGGCCTGGCTTCTTCTGCGCCAAGTCTTCATCGGACCCAGGTCGGCGACGGAGAAGGCCCGGGGTTTTGAGACGCGTCTGAGAACCTCGACCCGACCCGTCTCGGTCTCCTCCTCCGCCGGCAGCCTGCGGGGGGCGTGGTCACGGGGGTCCGGCCGCCAGGCCGAGGAGCGGGCGGCCCGCGCCGCCATCGCCGAGGAACACCGGCGTCTGGGGGCCATGACGTACGGCGAAGCCAGCGTGACGGCGCTCTTCCTCCTCATGGTGGTGCTTTGGTTCACTCGAGAGCCGCGCTTTGTGGACGGCTGGGCCTCGCGCACCTTCAACGCCCGGGCAGA GTTTGTGACCGATGCCACCGTCTCCCTGATGGTGGCGCTCTTGTTGTTCATCTTGCCGTCCCGGCCTCCCAGATACCTGTGCTACTGGAAAGGCAACTCCAACTCGG AGGCGGACGCGGCAAAAGGAGAAGGCGCCGCCCCGCCTCTCTTGACGTGGAAGGTGGCGCAGGCCAAGATCCCCTGGAACATCGTGCTGCTGCTGGGCGGCGGCTTCGCGCTGGCCAAAGGCAGCGAG GAGTCGGGCCTTTCGCGCTGGTTGGGTTCCCAGATGACTCCGCTGGACTCCATTCCTCCTTGGGCCATCACCATCGTCCTCTGCCTCCTCACCGCCATCTTCACCGAGTGCGCCAGCAACGTGGCCACGGCCACGCTCCTGCTCCCCATCCTGGCCTCCATG TCGCAGTCGATAAGCGTGAATCCCTTGTACGTGATGATCCCGTGCACGCTGAGCGCCTCCTTCGCCTTCATGCTGCCGGTGGCCACGCCCCCCAACGCCATCGTCTTCTCTTCGGGCTTCCTCAAAGTGGCCGACATG GCCAAAACCGGCGTGGTGATGAACGTCATCGGCATCGTGTGCATCAGCGTGGCCATCAACACGTGGGGCCGCCTCTTGTTCTCGCTGGACTCCTTCCCCCAATGGGCCAACGCCACGGCGCCCATTtag
- the LOC144212380 gene encoding Na(+)/citrate cotransporter-like isoform X4 translates to MAVLPLRVRTFRALWQLKRVFILSAGPLLLLPLALSTKEAACAYVILLMALFWCTEVLPLAVTALLPTVLFPALGVMQSRDVHARPPARACVHAGGRSKVCAPTQVCMQYLGDSNMLFLGSLMVAVAVEHWNLHKRMALKVLLVVGVRPSLLMLGFMAVTAFLSMWISNTATAAMMVPIVHAVLDQLRSHDRAEVGVAESAGEKTEEASPKDATTATSSEPPPPPLPKANVGVLCTLEVEGGDDADEERKRLSKGLLLGVCYAASIGGTATLTGTGPNLVLLGQMSQLFPQSGGVVNSASWFAFAFPTMTMMLAMAWLLLRQVFIGPSLRGAWSRGSGRQAEERAARAAIAEEHRRLGAMTYGEASVTALFLLMVVLWFTREPRFVDGWASRTFNARAEFVTDATVSLMVALLLFILPSRPPRYLCYWKGNSNSAEADAAKGEGAAPPLLTWKVAQAKIPWNIVLLLGGGFALAKGSEESGLSRWLGSQMTPLDSIPPWAITIVLCLLTAIFTECASNVATATLLLPILASMSQSISVNPLYVMIPCTLSASFAFMLPVATPPNAIVFSSGFLKVADMAKTGVVMNVIGIVCISVAINTWGRLLFSLDSFPQWANATAPI, encoded by the exons ATGGCGGTCCTTCCGCTGCGGGTGCGAACATTTCGCGCCCTGTGGCAGCTGAAGAGGGTCTTCATCCTGTCGGCGGGTCCGTTGCTCCTGCTGCCTTTGGCCCTCAGCACCAAG GAAGCCGCCTGCGCGTACGTCATCCTCCTGATGGCGCTGTTCTGGTGCACGGAGGTTTTGCCGCTGGCCGTGACGGCCCTGCTGCCCACCGTCTTGTTCCCGGCGCTCGGCGTCATGCAGTCCAGAGACGTacacgcccgcccgcccgcccgcgctTGTGTCCACGCGGGCGGCCGTTCTAAAGTGTGCGCTCCGACGCAGGTGTGCATGCAGTACCTGGGCGACAGCAACATGTTATTCCTGGGCAGTCTGATGGTGGCGGTGGCCGTGGAGCACTGGAATTTGCACAAGCGCATGGCCCTCAAAGTCCTTCTGGTGGTCGGCGTCAGGCCTTCTTT GTTGATGCTGGGCTTCATGGCCGTGACGGCCTTCCTCTCCATGTGGATCAGCAACACGGCCACGGCCGCCATGATGGTCCCCATCGTGCACGCCGTGCTGGATCAGCTTCGCAGCCACGACCGCGCCGAAGTCGGCGTGGCGGAGAGCGCCG GTGAAAAAACGGAAGAAGCCAGCCCCAAAGACGCTACGACGGCGACATCGTcagagccgccgccgccgcctctccCCAAAG CCAACGTCGGCGTCCTCTGCACCTTGGAGGTGGAGGGGGGCGACGACGCCGACGAGGAAAGGAAGCGCTTGAGCAAAGGCCTTCTGCTGGGCGTGTGCTACGCCGCCAGCATCGGCGGCACGGCCACGCTGACGGGAACCGGACCCAACCTGGTCCTGCTGGGCCAGATGAGCCA GCTGTTCCCGCAGAGCGGCGGCGTGGTCAACTCGGCGTCGTGGTTCGCCTTCGCCTTCCCCACCATGACCATGATGCTCGCCATGGCCTGGCTTCTTCTGCGCCAAGTCTTCATCGGACCCAG CCTGCGGGGGGCGTGGTCACGGGGGTCCGGCCGCCAGGCCGAGGAGCGGGCGGCCCGCGCCGCCATCGCCGAGGAACACCGGCGTCTGGGGGCCATGACGTACGGCGAAGCCAGCGTGACGGCGCTCTTCCTCCTCATGGTGGTGCTTTGGTTCACTCGAGAGCCGCGCTTTGTGGACGGCTGGGCCTCGCGCACCTTCAACGCCCGGGCAGA GTTTGTGACCGATGCCACCGTCTCCCTGATGGTGGCGCTCTTGTTGTTCATCTTGCCGTCCCGGCCTCCCAGATACCTGTGCTACTGGAAAGGCAACTCCAACTCGG CAGAGGCGGACGCGGCAAAAGGAGAAGGCGCCGCCCCGCCTCTCTTGACGTGGAAGGTGGCGCAGGCCAAGATCCCCTGGAACATCGTGCTGCTGCTGGGCGGCGGCTTCGCGCTGGCCAAAGGCAGCGAG GAGTCGGGCCTTTCGCGCTGGTTGGGTTCCCAGATGACTCCGCTGGACTCCATTCCTCCTTGGGCCATCACCATCGTCCTCTGCCTCCTCACCGCCATCTTCACCGAGTGCGCCAGCAACGTGGCCACGGCCACGCTCCTGCTCCCCATCCTGGCCTCCATG TCGCAGTCGATAAGCGTGAATCCCTTGTACGTGATGATCCCGTGCACGCTGAGCGCCTCCTTCGCCTTCATGCTGCCGGTGGCCACGCCCCCCAACGCCATCGTCTTCTCTTCGGGCTTCCTCAAAGTGGCCGACATG GCCAAAACCGGCGTGGTGATGAACGTCATCGGCATCGTGTGCATCAGCGTGGCCATCAACACGTGGGGCCGCCTCTTGTTCTCGCTGGACTCCTTCCCCCAATGGGCCAACGCCACGGCGCCCATTtag
- the LOC144212380 gene encoding Na(+)/citrate cotransporter-like isoform X1, which yields MAVLPLRVRTFRALWQLKRVFILSAGPLLLLPLALSTKEAACAYVILLMALFWCTEVLPLAVTALLPTVLFPALGVMQSRDVHARPPARACVHAGGRSKVCAPTQVCMQYLGDSNMLFLGSLMVAVAVEHWNLHKRMALKVLLVVGVRPSLLMLGFMAVTAFLSMWISNTATAAMMVPIVHAVLDQLRSHDRAEVGVAESAGEKTEEASPKDATTATSSEPPPPPLPKANVGVLCTLEVEGGDDADEERKRLSKGLLLGVCYAASIGGTATLTGTGPNLVLLGQMSQLFPQSGGVVNSASWFAFAFPTMTMMLAMAWLLLRQVFIGPRSATEKARGFETRLRTSTRPVSVSSSAGSLRGAWSRGSGRQAEERAARAAIAEEHRRLGAMTYGEASVTALFLLMVVLWFTREPRFVDGWASRTFNARAEFVTDATVSLMVALLLFILPSRPPRYLCYWKGNSNSAEADAAKGEGAAPPLLTWKVAQAKIPWNIVLLLGGGFALAKGSEESGLSRWLGSQMTPLDSIPPWAITIVLCLLTAIFTECASNVATATLLLPILASMSQSISVNPLYVMIPCTLSASFAFMLPVATPPNAIVFSSGFLKVADMAKTGVVMNVIGIVCISVAINTWGRLLFSLDSFPQWANATAPI from the exons ATGGCGGTCCTTCCGCTGCGGGTGCGAACATTTCGCGCCCTGTGGCAGCTGAAGAGGGTCTTCATCCTGTCGGCGGGTCCGTTGCTCCTGCTGCCTTTGGCCCTCAGCACCAAG GAAGCCGCCTGCGCGTACGTCATCCTCCTGATGGCGCTGTTCTGGTGCACGGAGGTTTTGCCGCTGGCCGTGACGGCCCTGCTGCCCACCGTCTTGTTCCCGGCGCTCGGCGTCATGCAGTCCAGAGACGTacacgcccgcccgcccgcccgcgctTGTGTCCACGCGGGCGGCCGTTCTAAAGTGTGCGCTCCGACGCAGGTGTGCATGCAGTACCTGGGCGACAGCAACATGTTATTCCTGGGCAGTCTGATGGTGGCGGTGGCCGTGGAGCACTGGAATTTGCACAAGCGCATGGCCCTCAAAGTCCTTCTGGTGGTCGGCGTCAGGCCTTCTTT GTTGATGCTGGGCTTCATGGCCGTGACGGCCTTCCTCTCCATGTGGATCAGCAACACGGCCACGGCCGCCATGATGGTCCCCATCGTGCACGCCGTGCTGGATCAGCTTCGCAGCCACGACCGCGCCGAAGTCGGCGTGGCGGAGAGCGCCG GTGAAAAAACGGAAGAAGCCAGCCCCAAAGACGCTACGACGGCGACATCGTcagagccgccgccgccgcctctccCCAAAG CCAACGTCGGCGTCCTCTGCACCTTGGAGGTGGAGGGGGGCGACGACGCCGACGAGGAAAGGAAGCGCTTGAGCAAAGGCCTTCTGCTGGGCGTGTGCTACGCCGCCAGCATCGGCGGCACGGCCACGCTGACGGGAACCGGACCCAACCTGGTCCTGCTGGGCCAGATGAGCCA GCTGTTCCCGCAGAGCGGCGGCGTGGTCAACTCGGCGTCGTGGTTCGCCTTCGCCTTCCCCACCATGACCATGATGCTCGCCATGGCCTGGCTTCTTCTGCGCCAAGTCTTCATCGGACCCAGGTCGGCGACGGAGAAGGCCCGGGGTTTTGAGACGCGTCTGAGAACCTCGACCCGACCCGTCTCGGTCTCCTCCTCCGCCGGCAGCCTGCGGGGGGCGTGGTCACGGGGGTCCGGCCGCCAGGCCGAGGAGCGGGCGGCCCGCGCCGCCATCGCCGAGGAACACCGGCGTCTGGGGGCCATGACGTACGGCGAAGCCAGCGTGACGGCGCTCTTCCTCCTCATGGTGGTGCTTTGGTTCACTCGAGAGCCGCGCTTTGTGGACGGCTGGGCCTCGCGCACCTTCAACGCCCGGGCAGA GTTTGTGACCGATGCCACCGTCTCCCTGATGGTGGCGCTCTTGTTGTTCATCTTGCCGTCCCGGCCTCCCAGATACCTGTGCTACTGGAAAGGCAACTCCAACTCGG CAGAGGCGGACGCGGCAAAAGGAGAAGGCGCCGCCCCGCCTCTCTTGACGTGGAAGGTGGCGCAGGCCAAGATCCCCTGGAACATCGTGCTGCTGCTGGGCGGCGGCTTCGCGCTGGCCAAAGGCAGCGAG GAGTCGGGCCTTTCGCGCTGGTTGGGTTCCCAGATGACTCCGCTGGACTCCATTCCTCCTTGGGCCATCACCATCGTCCTCTGCCTCCTCACCGCCATCTTCACCGAGTGCGCCAGCAACGTGGCCACGGCCACGCTCCTGCTCCCCATCCTGGCCTCCATG TCGCAGTCGATAAGCGTGAATCCCTTGTACGTGATGATCCCGTGCACGCTGAGCGCCTCCTTCGCCTTCATGCTGCCGGTGGCCACGCCCCCCAACGCCATCGTCTTCTCTTCGGGCTTCCTCAAAGTGGCCGACATG GCCAAAACCGGCGTGGTGATGAACGTCATCGGCATCGTGTGCATCAGCGTGGCCATCAACACGTGGGGCCGCCTCTTGTTCTCGCTGGACTCCTTCCCCCAATGGGCCAACGCCACGGCGCCCATTtag